One segment of Stappia sp. 28M-7 DNA contains the following:
- a CDS encoding RsmB/NOP family class I SAM-dependent RNA methyltransferase gives MSDKTDNRKQSSRPRKGQGGSPVRTRYQPDHSTVGLAARRVAVEILGRVVTGRRPLDDELKESGGHPGFSALIARDRALVRAMLGTALRRRGQISAIVDRLLERPVPEKTGFVLDILHVAAAQVLFMEVPDRAAVAIAVALADADNRSRRYKGLVNAVLRRMVAEREDLLAATAQPWRNTPVWLFAGWQKAYGEDTALALAGMHLLEPNLDLTVKDDPQGWAERLGGTAIGGNTVRLARPGGRIEALEGYDAGAWWVQDAAAAIPARLLGDVAGLQVADLCAAPGGKTAQLAAAGGHVTAIDISARRLERLSQNLARLSLSAEVVAADLADYEPAAPFDAILLDAPCSATGTIRRHPEVAWNRRAEDVASLAATQALLLERVSGWLKPGGRLVYCTCSLEPAEGELVVARFLAANPQFARLPITEAETGFAGLVTGEGDLRTLPVSLPREPSQNGGMDGFFAARLVRL, from the coding sequence GTGAGCGACAAGACCGACAACCGCAAGCAGAGCTCCCGACCCCGCAAGGGCCAGGGCGGGAGCCCTGTGCGCACCCGCTACCAGCCGGACCATTCGACGGTGGGCCTGGCAGCCCGCCGCGTCGCGGTGGAAATCCTCGGGCGGGTCGTGACCGGTCGCCGGCCGCTCGACGACGAGCTCAAGGAGAGCGGCGGCCATCCCGGTTTTTCCGCGCTGATCGCCCGCGACCGGGCCCTGGTGCGGGCGATGCTCGGCACGGCGCTGCGCCGGCGCGGACAGATCTCCGCCATTGTGGACAGGCTGCTCGAGCGCCCGGTGCCGGAAAAGACCGGCTTCGTTCTCGACATCCTGCATGTCGCGGCCGCGCAGGTGCTGTTCATGGAAGTGCCGGACCGGGCTGCGGTGGCCATCGCCGTGGCGCTGGCGGATGCCGACAACCGCTCGCGGCGCTACAAGGGGCTGGTCAACGCGGTGCTGCGGCGAATGGTGGCCGAGCGCGAGGACCTGCTCGCTGCCACCGCGCAGCCCTGGCGCAACACGCCGGTTTGGCTGTTCGCCGGCTGGCAGAAGGCCTATGGCGAGGACACGGCGCTCGCCCTTGCCGGCATGCACCTGCTGGAGCCCAATCTCGATCTCACCGTCAAGGATGACCCGCAAGGCTGGGCCGAACGGCTCGGCGGCACGGCCATTGGCGGCAATACGGTGCGGCTCGCCCGTCCGGGCGGGCGCATCGAGGCGCTGGAGGGATATGACGCCGGCGCCTGGTGGGTCCAGGACGCGGCCGCCGCGATCCCGGCGCGGCTGCTCGGCGATGTCGCCGGCTTGCAGGTTGCGGACCTGTGCGCGGCGCCCGGCGGCAAGACCGCGCAGCTGGCCGCGGCCGGCGGTCACGTCACCGCCATCGACATTTCCGCCCGCCGCCTGGAGCGGCTCTCGCAGAACCTTGCAAGGCTGAGCCTGAGCGCCGAGGTGGTGGCCGCCGATCTTGCCGACTACGAGCCCGCCGCACCGTTCGACGCCATCCTGCTGGATGCGCCGTGCTCGGCGACCGGCACGATCCGCCGCCATCCGGAGGTCGCCTGGAACCGGCGGGCCGAGGATGTGGCGAGCCTCGCCGCCACGCAGGCGCTGCTGCTGGAGCGGGTGAGCGGATGGCTCAAGCCCGGTGGGCGTCTCGTCTATTGCACCTGCTCGCTGGAGCCGGCGGAAGGAGAGCTTGTCGTCGCGCGGTTCCTCGCCGCCAATCCCCAGTTCGCGCGCCTGCCGATCACGGAAGCGGAGACGGGCTTTGCGGGTCTGGTGACGGGCGAGGGCGATCTGCGGACCCTGCCGGTGTCGTTGCCGCGCGAACCCAGCCAGAACGGCGGCATGGACGGCTTCTTCGCCGCCCGCCTCGTCCGTCTCTGA
- the htpX gene encoding zinc metalloprotease HtpX: MNYFRTALLLAAMTALFMGVGFLIGGEGGMMIALLIAAAMNLFSYWNSDKMVLRMHHAVEANESQAPELFHMVRQLAARADLPMPKVYLINNPQPNAFATGRNPQNAAVAATTGLLESLSAEEVAGVMAHELAHVKNRDTLIMTMTATIAGAISMLANFAFFFGGNRENNNPLGFIGVLIAMIVAPLAAMLVQMAISRTREYAADRMGAEICGNPIWLASALGKIAGGAARVHNPDAERNPATAHMFIINPLSGERMDNLFSTHPNTENRIRALQELAGAMGGGGGGYSRSSGAGYASSAPQGRGPAGEGPSRSDPPGPWGRSRRRDEGGNGGSSGRRGPWG; the protein is encoded by the coding sequence ATGAACTACTTCCGCACCGCACTTCTCCTCGCCGCGATGACGGCGCTGTTCATGGGCGTCGGCTTCCTGATCGGCGGCGAGGGCGGCATGATGATCGCGCTCCTCATCGCCGCGGCGATGAACCTGTTCAGCTACTGGAACTCCGACAAGATGGTGCTGCGCATGCACCATGCGGTGGAGGCCAACGAGAGCCAGGCGCCGGAGCTGTTCCACATGGTGCGGCAGCTGGCCGCGCGGGCCGACCTGCCGATGCCGAAGGTCTACCTCATCAACAATCCGCAACCCAACGCCTTCGCCACGGGCCGCAATCCGCAGAATGCGGCGGTTGCCGCCACCACCGGCCTGCTGGAAAGCCTGTCGGCCGAAGAAGTCGCCGGCGTGATGGCGCACGAGCTCGCCCATGTGAAGAACCGCGACACGCTGATCATGACGATGACGGCGACGATTGCCGGTGCGATCTCGATGCTGGCCAATTTCGCCTTCTTCTTCGGCGGCAACCGGGAGAACAACAATCCGCTCGGCTTCATCGGCGTGCTGATCGCGATGATCGTCGCCCCGCTCGCGGCGATGCTGGTGCAGATGGCGATCAGCCGCACCCGCGAATATGCCGCCGACCGCATGGGCGCGGAAATCTGCGGCAACCCGATCTGGCTCGCCTCGGCGCTGGGAAAGATCGCCGGCGGCGCGGCGCGGGTCCACAATCCGGACGCGGAGCGCAACCCGGCGACCGCGCACATGTTCATCATCAACCCGCTGTCGGGCGAGCGGATGGACAATCTGTTCTCCACCCACCCCAACACCGAGAACCGCATCCGCGCGCTGCAGGAGCTGGCCGGGGCGATGGGCGGCGGGGGCGGCGGCTATTCCCGCAGCAGCGGGGCCGGCTACGCATCCAGCGCTCCGCAGGGGCGTGGCCCGGCCGGCGAGGGTCCCTCGCGCAGCGATCCTCCGGGTCCGTGGGGGCGCTCGCGCCGCCGCGACGAGGGTGGCAACGGGGGAAGCTCGGGCCGTCGCGGTCCCTGGGGCTGA
- a CDS encoding DUF1674 domain-containing protein, translating to MTAPDNAATEDAAPQRRFEDLPPAAQRALLEAEARRREIDAKGEAMPREIDGRGGLEPTRYEDWEIKGLTCDF from the coding sequence ATGACCGCGCCCGACAACGCCGCAACCGAAGACGCAGCCCCGCAGCGCCGTTTCGAGGACCTGCCGCCGGCCGCCCAGCGGGCGCTTCTGGAAGCAGAGGCCCGCCGCCGCGAGATCGACGCCAAGGGCGAGGCCATGCCGCGCGAGATCGACGGCCGCGGCGGGCTGGAGCCGACCCGCTATGAAGACTGGGAAATCAAGGGACTGACCTGCGACTTCTGA
- a CDS encoding aminotransferase class I/II-fold pyridoxal phosphate-dependent enzyme: protein MSSDAAPKAARSASLPSSNPFERLAALIADLAPGMDPVVMTIGEPRHAVPGFVADVLAGSIGDFSRYPNIRGTDAFRESVGRWLDTRYCLGGTLDVARGILPLNGSREGLTFAALGARDYLAKTGARPAVLMPNPFYQTYAAAAHVAGAELVALDARAETGFLPDLDALSPELLDRTVAFYYASPANPQGVAADLATWQRVITLARRHRFLVVADECYSEIYRDAPPAGVLEAAHAMGEGFANVVSINSLSKRSNLAGLRVGLAAGDPDFLEAWARFRGLAAPQVSMPLQAVAAAAFADEAHVAENRRLYNAKYDVAQRLLAPLFGPVVPQAGFFLWLDVARWGGGIEVTRRLWAEAGVKVLPGAYLAMDGASGNPGADYIRIALVDDETTIERALSRVVAVLGD from the coding sequence ATGTCTTCTGACGCCGCCCCCAAGGCCGCAAGGTCCGCTTCCCTGCCCTCCTCGAACCCGTTCGAGCGGCTGGCCGCGCTGATTGCCGATCTCGCACCGGGCATGGACCCGGTCGTGATGACCATCGGCGAGCCGCGCCATGCCGTGCCCGGCTTCGTCGCAGATGTCCTGGCCGGATCCATCGGCGACTTCAGCCGCTACCCCAACATTCGCGGCACCGATGCCTTCCGCGAATCGGTGGGACGCTGGCTCGACACCCGCTACTGCCTCGGCGGCACGCTGGACGTTGCCCGCGGCATCCTGCCGCTGAACGGCTCGCGCGAAGGCCTGACCTTCGCCGCACTCGGTGCCCGCGATTATCTCGCGAAAACCGGCGCCCGGCCGGCGGTGCTGATGCCCAATCCGTTCTACCAGACCTATGCCGCCGCGGCCCATGTCGCCGGCGCCGAACTGGTCGCGCTCGATGCGCGCGCCGAAACGGGCTTCCTGCCCGATCTCGATGCGCTGTCGCCCGAGCTGCTCGACCGCACCGTCGCCTTCTACTACGCCTCGCCGGCCAACCCGCAGGGCGTTGCCGCGGACCTCGCCACCTGGCAGCGGGTGATAACGCTGGCCCGCCGCCACCGCTTCCTGGTGGTTGCCGACGAGTGCTATTCGGAAATCTACCGCGACGCGCCGCCCGCCGGCGTGCTGGAGGCCGCCCATGCCATGGGCGAGGGCTTCGCCAACGTCGTCAGCATCAACTCGCTGTCGAAGCGCTCGAACCTTGCCGGCCTGCGCGTCGGCCTTGCCGCCGGCGATCCGGACTTCCTGGAAGCCTGGGCCCGCTTCCGGGGCCTTGCCGCGCCGCAGGTCTCCATGCCGCTGCAGGCGGTGGCCGCCGCCGCCTTCGCGGACGAAGCGCATGTCGCCGAGAACCGGCGGCTCTACAACGCGAAATACGACGTGGCGCAGCGCCTGCTGGCGCCGCTGTTCGGCCCGGTCGTTCCGCAGGCCGGCTTCTTCCTGTGGCTCGACGTCGCCCGCTGGGGCGGCGGCATCGAGGTCACCAGGCGGCTTTGGGCCGAGGCCGGCGTCAAGGTGCTGCCGGGCGCCTATCTGGCGATGGACGGGGCTTCGGGCAATCCGGGCGCGGACTATATCCGCATTGCCCTCGTCGACGACGAGACGACCATCGAGCGGGCGCTGTCCCGCGTGGTCGCGGTACTGGGGGACTAG
- a CDS encoding DNA translocase FtsK → MRRATPVRSGRAAALGLEDTEAPFKRFVKRNVIGAAGLALIALCAALAAALATWSTGDPSLSHATSAPVRNALGQPGAIIADMFMQAIGLASAVFLIPVVLWGWRLVAARATRIATRRIVFWGLGTLLAAGALAALPVPSGWPLPTGLGGFLGDFVHRLPALLTGELTDGMAMIVGMLGLGVPAAICMLRAAGWLGRDPEPVLAPLPEPSHHARSVGAVPNLDEDDEDDDAGEGRFGALMGAVTHWGLVARANARRMLGRRGASRRASDPYDDAFIDEDGEDWDEGRGARAQGPAEDEDEDPVGRRGGFSALRRRLASKLLPREDDGLDAFYDTSAPAEPAFADDYGDDYADDARDLDEDYAEASGATIDDLPDLDEDGPLDELSTPLPRAIAGPVSRGPAAQIPSRVVPPAGRPKPGRRATEEAQPSFLRNPSVYELPPLHLLSEPKAAGKQTAVNTDALEQNARILEGVLEDFGVRGEIIEVRPGPVVTLYELEPAPGIKSSRVIGLADDIARSMSAISARVAVIPGKNAIGIELPNQRREMVFLRELLAASDYEKTKAKLALTLGKTIGGEPVIADLARMPHLLVAGTTGSGKSVAINTMILSLLYRLEPEQCKLIMIDPKMLELSIYDGIPHLLTPVVTDPKKAVVALKWTVREMEERYKKMSKMGVRNIDGYNTRVAQAMEKGEVFTRTVQTGFDRNTGEPIFENEELPLETMPYIVVIVDEMADLMMVAGKDIEGAIQRLAQMARAAGIHLIMATQRPSVDVITGTIKANFPTRISFQVTSKIDSRTILGEQGAEQLLGQGDMLYMAGGGRIQRVHGPFVSDEEVEDIVSHLKRQGTPQYLEAVTEEDEGGDSPYDALAGGGGSGDDEGNDLYDKAVAVVLRDKKASTSYIQRRLSIGYNRAASIIERMEREGLVGAANHAGKREILVQNGVEDDY, encoded by the coding sequence ATGCGTCGCGCCACTCCCGTGAGAAGCGGCCGGGCCGCAGCGCTCGGCCTCGAAGACACCGAGGCGCCGTTCAAGCGCTTCGTCAAACGCAACGTCATCGGCGCGGCCGGACTGGCGCTGATCGCCCTGTGCGCCGCGCTCGCAGCCGCGCTCGCCACCTGGTCGACGGGCGACCCGAGCCTCAGCCATGCCACCTCCGCGCCGGTGCGCAACGCGCTCGGACAGCCCGGCGCGATCATCGCCGACATGTTCATGCAGGCGATCGGCCTCGCCTCGGCCGTGTTCCTCATCCCCGTGGTCCTGTGGGGCTGGCGGCTGGTCGCGGCCCGCGCCACCCGCATCGCCACTCGCCGCATCGTCTTCTGGGGCCTCGGCACCCTGCTCGCCGCCGGCGCGCTGGCCGCCCTTCCCGTTCCTTCCGGCTGGCCGCTGCCCACGGGCCTCGGCGGCTTCCTCGGCGATTTCGTCCACCGCCTTCCGGCCCTGCTGACCGGCGAGCTGACCGACGGCATGGCGATGATCGTCGGCATGCTCGGCCTCGGCGTTCCGGCCGCGATCTGCATGCTGCGCGCCGCCGGCTGGCTCGGCCGCGATCCCGAGCCTGTGCTCGCGCCCCTGCCCGAACCCTCGCACCACGCCCGCTCGGTCGGCGCCGTTCCGAACCTCGACGAGGACGATGAGGATGACGACGCTGGCGAGGGCCGCTTCGGCGCGCTGATGGGTGCCGTCACCCATTGGGGCCTGGTGGCCCGCGCCAATGCCCGCCGCATGCTCGGTCGCCGCGGCGCCTCGCGCCGCGCGTCCGACCCGTATGACGATGCCTTCATCGACGAGGACGGCGAGGACTGGGACGAGGGACGCGGCGCCCGTGCACAAGGTCCCGCGGAAGACGAGGACGAGGATCCGGTCGGCCGCCGCGGCGGGTTCTCTGCCCTGCGCCGCCGCCTCGCCAGCAAGCTTCTGCCCAGGGAAGACGACGGCCTCGACGCGTTCTACGACACCTCCGCTCCGGCAGAGCCCGCCTTTGCCGATGACTACGGCGACGACTATGCGGACGATGCGCGCGACCTCGACGAGGACTATGCCGAGGCCTCCGGCGCCACCATCGACGACCTGCCGGACCTCGACGAAGACGGCCCGCTCGACGAGCTGTCGACGCCGCTGCCGCGCGCCATCGCCGGCCCGGTCAGCCGTGGCCCGGCCGCCCAGATCCCGAGCCGCGTCGTGCCGCCGGCCGGCCGGCCCAAGCCCGGCCGCCGCGCCACCGAAGAGGCGCAGCCCTCGTTCCTGCGCAACCCGTCCGTCTACGAGCTGCCGCCGCTGCACCTCCTGTCCGAACCGAAGGCCGCCGGCAAACAGACGGCCGTCAACACCGACGCGCTGGAGCAGAACGCCCGCATCCTGGAAGGCGTGCTGGAGGATTTCGGGGTACGCGGCGAGATCATCGAGGTTCGCCCCGGCCCGGTCGTCACCCTGTATGAGCTGGAGCCGGCGCCCGGCATCAAGTCGAGCCGCGTCATCGGTCTTGCCGACGACATCGCCCGCTCGATGAGCGCCATCTCTGCCCGTGTCGCGGTGATCCCGGGCAAGAACGCCATCGGCATCGAACTGCCCAACCAGCGCCGCGAGATGGTGTTCCTGCGCGAGCTGCTGGCCGCCAGCGACTACGAGAAGACCAAGGCCAAGCTGGCGCTGACGCTGGGCAAGACCATCGGCGGCGAGCCGGTGATCGCCGATCTTGCCCGCATGCCGCACCTGCTGGTTGCCGGCACCACCGGCTCGGGCAAGTCGGTCGCCATCAACACCATGATCCTGTCGCTGCTCTACCGGCTGGAGCCGGAGCAGTGCAAGCTGATCATGATCGACCCCAAGATGCTGGAACTGTCGATCTACGACGGCATCCCGCATCTTCTGACGCCGGTCGTCACCGACCCGAAAAAGGCCGTCGTCGCGCTCAAGTGGACCGTCCGCGAGATGGAAGAGCGCTACAAGAAGATGTCGAAGATGGGCGTGCGCAACATCGACGGCTACAACACCCGCGTCGCCCAGGCGATGGAGAAGGGCGAGGTCTTCACCCGCACGGTGCAGACCGGATTCGACCGCAACACCGGCGAGCCGATCTTCGAGAACGAGGAACTGCCGCTGGAGACGATGCCCTACATCGTCGTCATCGTCGACGAGATGGCCGACCTGATGATGGTCGCCGGCAAGGACATCGAGGGCGCGATCCAGCGCCTGGCGCAGATGGCCCGTGCCGCCGGCATCCACCTGATCATGGCGACGCAGCGCCCGTCCGTGGACGTCATCACCGGCACGATCAAGGCCAACTTCCCGACCCGCATCTCCTTCCAGGTGACGTCGAAGATCGACAGCCGCACCATTCTCGGCGAACAGGGCGCGGAACAGCTGCTCGGCCAGGGCGACATGCTCTACATGGCCGGCGGCGGCCGCATCCAGCGCGTCCACGGTCCCTTCGTCTCGGACGAGGAGGTGGAGGACATCGTCAGCCACCTGAAGCGCCAGGGCACGCCGCAATATCTCGAGGCGGTGACCGAGGAGGACGAGGGCGGAGACAGCCCCTATGACGCGCTGGCCGGCGGTGGCGGCAGCGGCGACGACGAGGGCAACGACCTCTACGACAAGGCGGTAGCCGTGGTCCTGCGCGACAAGAAGGCCTCGACCTCCTATATCCAGAGGCGTCTGTCGATCGGTTACAACCGGGCCGCCTCGATCATCGAGCGGATGGAGCGCGAGGGGCTGGTGGGCGCAGCCAACCATGCCGGCAAGCGCGAGATCCTGGTGCAGAACGGGGTCGAGGACGACTATTGA